Part of the Bacillus andreraoultii genome is shown below.
AGCTGCAGGGGTGTCGTCCATTGCCATTTTAACTTTAACGCTACTGGCGATATCGTTAAATTATTCATTTACAGTTATTTTGCTTGGATTGATTTTATTAGGAAGTACGTTAGGCTTTCTAGTATTCAATTTTTATCCGGCAAAAATATTTATGGGAGATATTGGGTCGTTATTTTTAGGTTATATGATTGGAGTTATCTCCATCATGGGCTTTACAAAAAGTGCGGCGATTTTCTCAGTTATTATACCGATTATGATCTTAGCCATTCCTATTGTTGATACAACTTCAGCAATTGTACGGCGGATTATTCATAAAACACCGATTACGAATCCAGATAAGTTTCACTTGCATCATTGCTTATTGCGACTCGGATTTTCACATCGACAATCGGTGATCTTAATTTATTTGTTAAGTGCGTTATTCAGTTTATCCGCAATTCTTTTTACACGGGCAACGATTTGGGGTGCGTCCATCCTCATCGGTACGTTGTTATTGATTGTTGAGATTATTATCGAACTTACAGGTATTATTAGCGCAGATTACCGGCCGATAT
Proteins encoded:
- a CDS encoding glycosyltransferase family 4 protein, coding for MKFLLIPVVVCFIVTLLVTPFVKEFALKIGAVDQPNGRKVHTKVMPRLGGLAIFASFIVGIMLFIPDKTQVWPIVAGGLIIVIIGLLDDIIRLSAGVKFIGQIIASCIPVFSGLTIDFITIPNGNMIHFGFFAIPITVIWIVSITNAINLIDGLDGLAAGVSSIAILTLTLLAISLNYSFTVILLGLILLGSTLGFLVFNFYPAKIFMGDIGSLFLGYMIGVISIMGFTKSAAIFSVIIPIMILAIPIVDTTSAIVRRIIHKTPITNPDKFHLHHCLLRLGFSHRQSVILIYLLSALFSLSAILFTRATIWGASILIGTLLLIVEIIIELTGIISADYRPILNFISGKRNPSSRFRR